A single window of Methylobacterium nodulans ORS 2060 DNA harbors:
- a CDS encoding YcjF family protein yields MSQPPKPRAFRLPAEQPPPSPGTETPLPDGVRVVEQPFEIVDAADGVPVPVAPRSGPPWGALLLSALGGLASLGIGLAVERLIADLFSAAPWLGAVALALLGLAAVALLALVWRELAGVLRERRIEAIREAALEALSARDHTAAKAVVRDVAALYADRPGLAAARGRLDTVAEAILDVEDRLGIAEHELLGSLDRMAKAAVADAAKQVSAVTALSPRAIVDVAFVVFAAVRLLRRVATIYGGRPGLFGFLRLARAAFAHLAVTGGVAVGDSLIQQVLGLGLAARISAKLGEGVLNGLMTARFGLAALAVCRPLPFLREPAPRLGDVAGELIRTGEGE; encoded by the coding sequence ATGAGCCAGCCTCCGAAGCCCCGGGCCTTCCGCCTGCCGGCGGAGCAGCCGCCGCCGAGCCCCGGCACCGAGACGCCGCTGCCCGACGGCGTGCGGGTGGTGGAGCAGCCCTTCGAGATCGTGGACGCGGCCGATGGGGTGCCGGTGCCGGTCGCCCCCCGATCCGGCCCGCCCTGGGGGGCGCTGCTCCTGTCGGCCCTGGGGGGCCTTGCGAGCCTCGGCATCGGGCTCGCGGTCGAGCGGCTGATCGCCGACCTGTTCTCCGCCGCCCCCTGGCTCGGCGCCGTGGCGCTGGCCCTCCTCGGGCTCGCCGCGGTGGCACTCCTCGCCCTCGTCTGGCGGGAGCTCGCGGGCGTGCTGCGCGAGCGGCGCATCGAGGCGATCCGCGAGGCGGCCCTGGAGGCGCTGAGCGCGCGCGACCACACCGCCGCCAAGGCGGTGGTGCGGGACGTGGCCGCCCTCTATGCCGACAGGCCGGGCCTGGCGGCGGCGCGCGGGCGGCTCGACACGGTCGCGGAGGCGATCCTCGACGTGGAGGACCGGCTCGGCATCGCCGAGCACGAGCTTTTGGGCTCCCTCGACCGGATGGCCAAGGCCGCGGTGGCGGATGCGGCCAAGCAGGTCTCGGCCGTGACGGCGCTGAGCCCGCGGGCGATCGTGGACGTCGCCTTCGTGGTCTTCGCGGCGGTGCGGCTCCTGCGGCGCGTGGCGACGATCTATGGCGGGCGCCCGGGCCTGTTCGGATTCCTGCGGCTCGCCCGTGCGGCCTTCGCGCATCTCGCCGTCACAGGCGGCGTCGCGGTAGGCGACAGCCTCATCCAGCAGGTGCTGGGCCTCGGGCTCGCCGCCCGGATCTCGGCGAAGCTCGGCGAGGGGGTGCTCAACGGCCTGATGACCGCCCGCTTCGGCCTCGCGGCGCTCGCGGTCTGCCGCCCGCTGCCCTTCCTCCGCGAGCCCGCGCCGCGACTCGGGGACGTGGCCGGAGAGCTGATCCGCACCGGGGAGGGCGAGTGA
- a CDS encoding YcjX family protein: MLLLPSFVERAGSAARALAEASSDLLVQPTVRLGVTGLARSGKTVFTAALVHQLSGLNPLPALKASQEGRLRRARLVPQPDDAVPRFPYEEHLCALTQERRWPRSTDRISQLRLAIDYERQSGWRPGPATLMVDIVDYPGEWLLDLALIEQTYEGWSRETIAGAQRPGRAALAAPWLEALRGLDPNQPLDEVVAERASDAFKGYLAAVRAGPEAVATTPPGRFLMPGDLAGSPALTFAPLALAGPTSPDSLGGLMERRFEAYKSRVVAPFFRDHFQRIDRQIVLVDVLAAVDAGAAALAELEDALDRVLLSLRVGRNTVLSRLFAPRADRILFAATKADHLHHASHDRLDALLRLLVARALRRTEAAGARVGTVALASVRATRETLVHEGGHTLQAVAGTPEAGEAIGDEVFDGTAEAAIFPGELPERPEAVLEGAVEPGSLRFPRFRPPRVAVDALGRPGRLPQIRLDRALQFLIGDRLA; encoded by the coding sequence GTGCTGCTCCTCCCCAGCTTCGTCGAGCGGGCCGGCTCGGCTGCCCGCGCCCTCGCCGAGGCATCGAGCGACCTCCTCGTCCAGCCGACCGTCCGCCTCGGCGTCACCGGGCTCGCCCGTTCGGGCAAGACCGTGTTCACGGCGGCCCTCGTCCATCAGCTCTCGGGCCTCAACCCGCTGCCGGCCCTGAAGGCCTCGCAGGAGGGCCGCCTGCGCCGGGCGCGCCTCGTGCCGCAGCCCGACGATGCCGTGCCGCGCTTTCCCTACGAGGAGCACCTCTGTGCCCTCACGCAGGAGCGCCGCTGGCCGCGCTCCACCGACCGGATCAGCCAGCTGCGGCTCGCCATCGACTACGAGCGGCAATCCGGCTGGCGGCCGGGCCCGGCGACCCTGATGGTCGACATCGTCGATTATCCGGGCGAGTGGCTGCTCGATCTCGCGCTGATCGAGCAGACCTACGAGGGCTGGTCGCGGGAGACGATCGCCGGGGCGCAGCGGCCCGGCCGCGCCGCCCTCGCGGCGCCCTGGCTCGAGGCCCTGCGGGGGCTCGACCCGAACCAGCCCCTCGACGAGGTGGTGGCCGAGCGGGCGAGCGACGCCTTCAAGGGCTATCTGGCGGCCGTGCGCGCGGGGCCGGAGGCCGTCGCCACCACGCCGCCGGGGCGCTTCCTGATGCCGGGCGATCTCGCGGGCTCGCCGGCCCTGACCTTCGCGCCGCTGGCGCTCGCCGGCCCGACCAGCCCCGACAGCCTCGGCGGCCTGATGGAGCGGCGCTTCGAGGCCTACAAGAGCCGCGTCGTGGCGCCGTTCTTCCGCGATCACTTCCAGCGCATCGACCGGCAGATCGTGCTCGTGGACGTGCTCGCCGCGGTGGATGCGGGCGCAGCCGCCCTGGCGGAGCTGGAGGACGCCCTGGACCGCGTCCTCCTGAGCCTGCGGGTCGGGCGCAACACGGTGCTGTCGCGCCTCTTCGCCCCGCGGGCGGACCGGATCCTGTTCGCCGCCACCAAGGCCGACCATCTCCACCACGCGAGCCACGACCGGCTCGACGCGCTGCTGCGCCTCCTCGTCGCCCGGGCGCTGCGGCGCACGGAGGCCGCGGGCGCGCGGGTCGGCACGGTGGCGCTCGCCTCGGTGCGCGCCACCCGCGAGACGCTGGTGCACGAGGGGGGCCACACGCTCCAGGCGGTGGCCGGCACGCCGGAGGCGGGCGAGGCGATCGGCGACGAGGTCTTCGACGGAACCGCCGAGGCGGCGATCTTCCCGGGCGAGTTGCCCGAGCGCCCGGAGGCCGTGCTGGAGGGGGCGGTGGAGCCGGGCTCCCTGCGCTTTCCCCGCTTCCGCCCGCCGCGGGTGGCGGTCGATGCGCTCGGCCGCCCCGGGCGGCTGCCGCAGATCCGCCTCGACCGTGCCCTGCAGTTCCTGATCGGCGACCGCCTCGCCTGA